The Lepeophtheirus salmonis chromosome 13, UVic_Lsal_1.4, whole genome shotgun sequence genome segment catgtaatatgtatttaaaaatatattaaggacATCTTTTCAAgggaaaagttatataatttttattatattttaaggatatatttgaattcctatatatattttgtaaaaaaaaaaatattctatatcaTTTTATCAGAGTAGAAATCTACTTTtctgtcatttaaattttggatgTCACGATAATTATTAACAAGAGGCTTTTTTCCACCTATAAGTTTCCTAAATTCACCCAATTGTGCTGATGACATCATATGcgttttctaataaaaataaaaggacaattttaatttacaaaatcatcttggaaaaaaaactcgCCTTAAATACAGTCCATGCCACAACTTCATTGCATCTGGGAGTTGTCAGTGATccttcatatgaaaaaaatgtattcaggTCAGTGggtaataatttttccaatgcTAAACCCTTGACATATACTTTAGTTCCTTCAGATTGGATATTTTTAAGCTTATAAATTAATGGATCTAAATCAGTTATAGTACAGggaataatgtcaaaaaatactCCAAGAACAGCTAAATTATCGGATTTGTTTGCTACACTCAAAGCTTCTTCAATTGTGGCCCCATATTTTGTGTTAAAGTGAACCAAATGTGCTTCAATAGGATATTGGAATCCGTCTATTATGTGCTCAGAACCATATTTGTCCATATCACCCCAATGAAAATGAAGCTGTGCAAATTTATAAGTATCGTTTGAGAGATGAGAACTTGTTATTGTCGGTACATTTATAGAGCAATTTTTAAGAGTAAGTTTTGCTGTTTTGCCAGTATTTTTCATAGAGAAACTGTGTGCAACttcatagtttttaaatgtaatgGGACGTCCAGGTTTCtggtttataaaatatgcatatgttggaatattttttccctcattAATTTCATGGGACTTACCAGAACGGTTGAGCTCTCCGCTAGATTGATTGGTGATTGCTTCATGCCGGAATTGCATATTTCTAACAGATTTGAttcttaaatgaaatttttgacttgtaaaataattttgaaaacttggcgaacaatcatttcatttcaaaataatgacaaattgaatgaaaataaactgttcaaaattatttttatgtgtctataaaatattaaaaagtaaatgagTAAATATTGATAGTAATTTTATCTTACCAAAAGAGTTCCAATATTCTTTATTCGGAGAGTTTTGTTGGGAAACTGATTCTCTAAAAGCGATTGTTAGGCAAATTAGAATAGTATTtgacaatttcattttaatatcaatGTGATCTTTTTGAATGTATGATGGACTTATATAAGGTATTTAAATTAGTAGATCCTTCGCACAATTGTTGATTCTAAAATCATCACAAGTGCAAACTTATTTACAATCTCATATAGTGACTTCAGATGTCGCTACATGTACGTTAATCCCATAGATAATATATAGAGGGACGAAATTTGTTCTGGGGAGGCTGTTGTCGACTTAAGTTAACGTCAGCTGCTGTTGgggatttatttgaaaaaaatttataaaaaattttttttttcttgatttaaaaaaatattcagataaatgtatttaatacatCAAGGGAACACAACATTTGACGTCATCATAAGCGACACCAGCACCCTTAAGCAATATATACTTATCTATACAAAGGGAGACttatatcttattttcatattatacgcgaacagttttttatattaatatggaGAAAAAACAGGAGAAGATCTATCTACACAATGTATTGCTACATTTGTTGTATTAACAAATACGGTAGACTACTACTGGTGGGATTGTAATATGGAAAGACTGCATTTAAGTCATTCatgaatattatacaatattttttcttgagagAGGAgatatacatcattttttttttttaaattaaatatatttttgtaataaatgtgtaatttattttgtaatcatatcttaatttatcaactatcatgaatataattaatatagagTTTAGTGTAACTCTCTTGCTATCAAAACTGAATATGATATCGTGAATTCGCCACTTATTTCTTgtagttttgattattttcttttaggaacctatattatagaaatatttgaaggtatttggaaaatcaaattttctaaagcatACCTACTTTTATATTGGTTGACCCGTTTGTAATACAGACCAAAAATGTTCTACAATTGATAATAGTAATGAATTTTAGATCTTTTATCATCTGACTactatcataataattaaaaagtatttgtttgtcagaaataaatttgaaggaatctttaagataaaaatataacagtgAACTCGTAAataggaaatttaaattttgaataacatctttgataatctatttttttattatttttcttaacaatACTGCAACAATCATCTTATTATTCTGTTAGattttaactattgtcttcCATAAATTAACTTAGCTAGTTTggcaaacatttattaattatatctaactAATTTATTTGTCAGGATATCTTAGATATTTACAAGAATATTATGATGACATGAAATTTAGTGGCTCAGAAAAGGACCTTAATATGCATAGGAATTAGAACgacattcaaatattcaatataagtcTACAAAAGTTAAgagatcattttttgtttaaccaAGAGATCCTTCTTCACAgtcatttataactatttttaagtaataataaaatgaaatatgctttgcaaataaaaatatcgaaaatattataaatatctttatagaGTCTATTGTCATCTTCTACTGTCACACGTAGTAACTGAATCAGGAATAAGCAAGAAGTGCACaagttatataataacttatataaagtAAATCACGAATTCCACCTCAGAAATGGAATTGATAGGAGTCACTTATGTGTAGTATACAATTATTCACTATTTAAGTGCATTTaaggagatgagatccatcTCTTGAGGCACAAAGAACCAAGactcctagaaaaaaaaaaacctatttgaatattccattttgatatttattaccTATGACTTatagcatcattttttttttcaatttcacgGATCTGGAATTCTTTTGAGTccaaattattctaaaaatctaatatactttttatctcCCAAAATGACGAGCAAAGGATTTGATAGGACAAAATAACGTATGTACATTTTACCCGTTATacgtatataattaatgtacatataatgtgTCACATATGTTTCACCCCTGACTGGTACTATTTTCTATAAACAAGTAGCTGTTTCctctattttcaagaaaaaaatatatttatgacaagattaaattaatttactacgTGACAATcattatctattaaaaaaaattgagaaagttaagtattcaataactattttttctattgcGGGAGGAACTTTTAACatgttagttgaaatttaagaaacattttaaagagaaaagGTCAAGTAATCCAATAGCAATTGAAAATAAcctaagaaataattatgttaaaaaataaagaaatgatctTCATATTCAccatcttatttaatttattttttcattagcaaaaaatagatatttctttgataaaaaataatcataataagtaatatgatcttataatttatttatctaagattgtaaaaagattttttcccatCTCACATAACTCAAACtaagaaggatattttttttctaactatgCATTATAAAAGTAGATTTAATAAATAcgcaaaaaaaacatatatctaGTGAgaaattaatgtacataattaaaaatatatatttatattattgaatatgcattatacatatttgtacaaaattttaatagtttctatatttattcctcaaaatgTTTGTTTACAGTATATTACAATGATTGTTCTTTATAGgtgtcataattaaattacttaaatttaaattagattaaatattcaatcatatattattattttgttatttatcatGAATACTAACCAACATAAATATACatcttaatgttttttattaagtgAATGAatcaatacaatatatatatatatagataaataaggTTTCAATTACTTGATTTACACAAAATGTAccaatttaaaactatttcataACACCAAATCTGACGGcataaattttatctattttataaatttttatttacagagtgagttttttttttcttcttttctcatCACCATCGAGTATATAAGGAAAAAAGGgagtataatatacaaaatactgtaaaatatgaatgaaatatcgCAGGTGTAAACACTAGcgatatttcattcatattaaaaaagaaaaaaaaatttgagataatGAATGGAACTTTAGATGAGGTTCtgagctaaagtactccttggctcttcatttttttctttctcaatctgttattattatttattcgtgAGAGTAGAATGtcaaagtattgagtgagtagctacatGTGAGTGTTAtcatgaaaaacggagggtAGCACCAAGGAttcacattaaattaaatagtgtatttgtttattagcttttgatatttcttcttcttttctcttaatcAGAGCTCTGAACGTTCATGGGGTGTATTAGAATTATCAGCTTTTAAGCTTATAACAATacctaaaaattattcaataatagttccGTAGTTGGGAAGAAATGCTGATTTTGTGCTTTTTTCTGTcgatttaggaaataaattgaatgagACAACATTGGTAacgacataatatatatatatatttatttgtctaaCCACATTTCAACGATTTAAAGTTACATTTaagagattttaaatatttttttgcaaaagctctgaagaatatgaaataaattataactcagTTTATTAATACGGTAGACTACTATTAATTACGTTTTAACTTTTAACTGAAAAAGCCTTTGCATGTTCAAAATAATAGTCGaaggaatgaataaaaaaaatcattttactgtTACATTTaactattgttaaaataaaacaacttctAAAGCTCATATGGTAAACATTTATTTGGTGgcccatattatttttttttaaggagtgAGAGGAAAATCACAATGACAATGGTCAATGCTATTTCTTCGTAATGTTTTGGTACGGGCTAGCAATATAATGTGGCGtctttatgatatatatattattatgatttttttaaaggttataaaCTTTTCATAGcataccaatatatatgtatgaaaaaaaatgtctaaatgaTAAatccatcttcttttttttttcaaatctaaatttgtgaatttattttgcaaaaaactgATGTatacacatttttcaaaaagtcgttaatagcatttattagcATTGTAAATGGAAAACAAACCTACCAAGATTTGTTTGTACTTGGAAAACcaaaaaagtaatggaaaataatgttatcaAAAAACTAACCCCAAATAACTGGTTTAGTTAtgcatatatgtaataaaatgttccaaaaaattgaaaatactattttggtatagtttgaatttataattttatgtccaaaatacatcttttttaggtatttctttttaaaaattaaggtttgatagaaaaatctaaaaaattattcatacaatgacagatatttctGTTAAAcctcaatttttatgtgttttatttatgtGCAAACGAATTTtcagacaattttttaaaaacttcacTTTATGTaggaatccaatatttcattgaaaattcatttttttgtacctggaaaaaacgaaactgcaattttcatgatttctttttttgtcaataacttttttaattttgaataaatttagaaaacgttatTGTTCGTATATTTGCTTTTTAAGACGCCagtaactttttgatttataacacAACCCCTTATATAGTCTTTTTGAGCTACAAAAAGAAGTGTTTGTGCTTTAGGTAAAGAATAATTCCCCATATATCAGCCCAAAAAAATTGGCACTCTCGTTTcagcctgaccaggttcaaaagaggtacCCGTGCAATGTTTCAGCCCCCTAGGCTCAACGCCGAGGGAATCCATAAAGGGCATACACCcaaacttgtatatatatacacattattaTCTTCCACTTGTTCTTCAATGACAGAAGTAATGACGTTGTAGATAAATCAGTCATGAGTATGAAGTATCCAGGTTATGTAATTATCCAGATAAGCCGTACATCATAAATTTCACCTTTGGAATGGAATTGATATGAGTTATGTTCATCAAGGAAAACTAAAgactctatttttattaaatagttttttagaaaaggagACAAAGCAGAGTTGACTTGAGAATTTATATTAAGGAGCTATGGATACGGATGAGAATTCCCTCTGCTTGCCACTAGGTTTTTCTGTTGATTATTCTTTATTCTTATGGAACTCCTGAGTTATCATataagtatacgatgattctgTAGAAAATCTTGAGTAATTTATGCATTAAAGTTCTATCAATTTATGAAATGGCACCATTTTACTACGTAATTTTATCGGTGAgcttaaaaacattaaataaatataaataaaatgagagGCCCCTATCTTAAAAGACCAATATGTTATCACTAGAGGTGTGAAATAAGATTTGAGACTCAACTTGATGTTACTATCAATCACTCTTATTCGtcttgtgagcaaagacttgagaatATATAAACTCGGACTTTATCCCGTCCTTGATTATCACTGCAAGACATAatcaacttattaaatattttattaatatatccatGACTCATCTAAGGAGTTTAATGGTCAATTAATACATTGGACTTTTAGAGGTTCTATTGATGGTGTGTacaaatttgtgtatttttcacCATTCGTCTCTTCTAATACTTGTAATCCGATGTTTTAATGTAtctatatttcttcaaataagatatataattggTATATCTCTTTAtcagtattttgaaactttacaTTGGGAATATGCCGTTGTTAGTACTTTGAGAAGATTTGGAAAGCTTCTGTTTGATTTCGTAGTTTAAATACtgcctatatgtatatataaaaagttgtaaatttttaacatatcttaatatttcattttgattttcattacttatgACGCCtatatcttaaaatattgtGATAGTCTTAGAACGATAATGGACCTTTTTGAAAtcggtctttttttttaaactatttttcagaCTTTCAGTtttaaaatgagatatttttatacttttttttttgtaactaggTACCACTTCATTCTACTTTAACTTtccttaattatacaatatgaaACTTCCTTCTTAcacttcaatattatattttttttaaacatgaaacTGCAAATTTAAGAGATATCACAAATCTTtatacaaaatctaaaatatcacCTATTTAGGGAGTTGTCGTACTTCTAAATAATTAAAGCATGCCCGCTATTTTtgatatgataaaattaatattctcttGAGGGGGgtcaatatagataaaaaattatttgcttttCATATAAGTCTCTTATACAATGTCTCAGAAACTCGACTTCCAATACTTtccaaatgattaaattttaagaaaaaaatttcaggggtctctttttcaatttagagaaaaaattgtatttcctctgatgttttttttatatacgagTATGTTGCCGAAGGATTTAAGTATTGAATATGGTTCTGTAGATGAACGAATGCATTGAAAAGTAAAGTCTTTACAATTTATGGCATGCAATATTCCACTAACAAAAGCATTTTCGTCCAAAGATTCCCGTTTGTTATTTGTTGatctcatatattatattttcttagattcAATTACCAGTAATCACCAAATCTGTCTGTTTCCCAATCcccttattaaattttaaaaaaactggtCCAATCTTTCTTCCACgtacttttatgtttttaggAAAACTCTTAATCTCCAATTCCTTGAAGTAGGtcaaattaaggtttttttttaaaatctcaccttaataatcaaatttcttttttaatgacatcTCTGTCACAAAGTCTGGtagaagattttaaaaaaagtttcctgCCAGcccattgttttaattttctccGAACTCATCTCTCTCATCCATTCAAAGATTTCTTGAATTAACCAAATTGTAATTTTGGACTCTTTAAAATTGGTCAAGTTTAATCGTGTTTCTATAGAAAGAGCTGAAATTCCCCTCACTCTTTTATATGTAATggaagttaaaataaaaatacatggcTGTACCAAAAACAAACACAGCAACAAATTCattgttatttgaatttgttaaatttatttcgttataaaagttataacaataaaaaaaccgtTTTGTATGAGATCCCCCCATGGTAATGCCAAATTTCCTACTGGTGACGAGCCACTGCTCTAGGAGGGACTATGTAACTTTCTGCAAAACAAGTAAATACTTGATTAAATGTACTTGAAATGAGAATAATGCAAGTTTCTAGTGAGTAAGTCATATGTCACGTCGTTACCTCGcgtaaacaaatataaatagttaatttagtTGCTAGCttcttttctcttaatttttgcTCTGAACGTTTAGTGGACGAATTAGAATTATCACCTTTAAGCTTATGACAATaccaaacaataatttaataataattatatacttggGTAGaatttactaacaaaaaactaatgtagactttttttttctatttttagtagaaaagCTTGTGTGATACAGCAAAggtttacaaaataatatataaatttgtttaagcacatttcaacaatttaaattataaatttataggaGAAGAAACAGACaatgaacaatattttaaaaactgtgatttaaccttaatacatatacttaaaatgtacatgtttttgaataattaaaaaattactgatCTAATATATTCcgacaaaaatgtattataattatgactTTTAACAGATGTATTTTGATTCCTTCATACATTTCGcaaaaaaacctataattatttatgcagAATAAAGATAAACCTTTCTttcatttaacttttgaatgtCTCGATAGTTATTAACAAGTGGTTCTCCTCCACCAATAAGTTTCCTGAATTCACCCAATTGCTCCTCAGATATCATTtgctttttctaataaataaaaaaaaaagataatctcaatttaaaaaatcataataaaaaaattaactaacttTAAATACTGTCCATGCCACAACTTCATTGCATCTGGGAGTTGTCAGTGATCCTTcgtatgaaaaaaatgtattcaagtCAGTAGGTAATAACTTTTCCAAAGCTAAACCCTTGACATCTACTTTAGTTCCTTCAGATTGTATATCTTTAAGCTTAGAGATTAATGGATCTAAATCAGTTATAGTACAGggaataatgtcaaaaaatactCCAAGAACAGCTAAGTTATCGGATTTGTTTGCTACGCTCAAAGCTTCTTCAATTGAGGCCCCATATTTTGTGTTAAAGTGAACCAAATGTACTTCAATAGGGTATTGGAATCCGTCCAATGTGTGCTCAGAACCATATTTGTTCATACCTCCCCAATGAAAATGAAGCTGTGCAAATTTATAAGTATCGTTTGAGAGATGAGAACTTGTTATTGTCGGTACATTTGTCGAACCATCTTTGAGAGAAAGTTTTGCTGTTTTTCCAgtgtttttcatataaaaattatgtgcaACATCATAGTTCATAAATGTAATTGGACTTCCTTTTCCCTGggtgataaaaaatgtatgtcttaaaatatatattgtcataAATCTTACTTTAAGGGTTGATCTATCCTCTAGATTAATTGGTGATTGTTTAACTCCggaattacatattttcataacatctaatttttaaatgaaagtctTTATTactacaataatatatactaaatgtataatatttaatgtatgtcAAAAAACGTTAAAACTTAAGTTTTagtccaaataatttatttttaatgtcaaatttatttatttaaggaaagCCTCCCAATCTTTTGTaaagtaaaattattgaaaatttatacagAACGAACAATCCTTTGATTtctaaataattacaaatatattatagattattatttttgcatgaGAGTATTACggctcaaattatttttatttgggtttgaatattaaaattaaatgaataaaccaATCTTATCTTACCAAAGGAGtcccaatatttttcattcgGAGACTTTAGTTGAGAAACTGACAGTCTAAAAAAGATTGTCAGGCAAATTAGAATAGTATGTGACAGcttcattattaataacaatGTGATCATTTTCAATGTATGATGGACTTATATACTTGAGAGAGTAGATCCTTCGCACAATTGttgattttaaaatcattaCAAGTGCTAATTTACTTTTCAATCTAATTTAGAAACGACAGATGTCGCTACATCATATTAATCATACGGAGAATATTAAGagtgacgatttttttttgagaaagttcTTATCGACTTAAGTTAACATCAGCTGTTTTTAGGGGatatatactattataattgataattaaaaaaaatatgttattttatctttatttttaaagaatattcaaatataagtatttcatACAGTGAGGGAACACAACAGTTCACGTGATTTTAACCAAACCCAGCGAACTTAagtaatttatacttatttacgGTTAATCATGGATTTATATAAAGGGAAAttcaaatctgttttttttttatattatacgaCTACAGTTTTTGataaaagatctatttaaataatttatagctgtgtttattaaaattaatattcgttACCTTGTAACTTTAAACTGAAAAAGCTTATGCATGTCTGCAATAATAGTCGAAGGAatcaataaataacataataactGAGAACtatgaatatgaaatttaattttgaaggagTATctctgataatttatttatatatattatttgtcctttacaatacaaaaaacattgtataaattttttgataaattttaacaatagtCTTTAATAAAACAGCTTATAATTCGCTCATATGGCAAATTAGTAATTATCTCCAACTAATACCTCGGTATCCTAAATCTTTacaagagtaatattccaatatggttaCAATAAATTTAGTCACGTAGAAAGTGACTTAATATGCTTGGGAATTACAATAACAATCAAATAATCAtcttatagaagtatacgatgattccgtagaaAATTTGccgtaatttattatttcttgagaCTAGAGATAATTATTTACGATGTAAGAAGTCACTATAACAAACCTTGATGTTAAAAGGCATCTGTGGAATGAACGATAcctccattaaaggagatgagatccacctAGTGGGGCGTAAAAAGCCTAGAtatcttgaaaataataatttgttgaaaataatataagaaatgtGTGGCTTGGatatactttatacatttttcacactatacctatataattaacGTACATAAGATGTGCTACAatgtactattattaaaaaaacaaattactgTCTACTCTAGATTTTCaacaaagataatatatttataacaaatctTAATGAATTGGCTacattccttttattttttattcaaaatatttaacgaaattaaattataaatagcaATTTTTCAATCTTGGGAGGAACTTTTTACAtagtt includes the following:
- the LOC121127707 gene encoding putative carbonic anhydrase 5, whose translation is MKLSNTILICLTIAFRESVSQQNSPNKEYWNSFESNLLEICNSGMKQSPINLAESSTVLKPGRPITFKNYEVAHSFSMKNTGKTAKLTLKNCSINVPTITSSHLSNDTYKFAQLHFHWGDMDKYGSEHIIDGFQYPIEAHLVHFNTKYGATIEEALSVANKSDNLAVLGVFFDIIPCTITDLDPLIYKLKNIQSEGTKVYVKGLALEKLLPTDLNTFFSYEGSLTTPRCNEVVAWTVFKKTHMMSSAQLGEFRKLIGGKKPLVNNYRDIQNLNDRKVDFYSDKMI
- the LOC121128308 gene encoding carbonic anhydrase 1 → MITLLLIMKLSHTILICLTIFFRLSVSQLKSPNEKYWDSFDVMKICNSGVKQSPINLEDRSTLKGKGSPITFMNYDVAHNFYMKNTGKTAKLSLKDGSTNVPTITSSHLSNDTYKFAQLHFHWGGMNKYGSEHTLDGFQYPIEVHLVHFNTKYGASIEEALSVANKSDNLAVLGVFFDIIPCTITDLDPLISKLKDIQSEGTKVDVKGLALEKLLPTDLNTFFSYEGSLTTPRCNEVVAWTVFKKKQMISEEQLGEFRKLIGGGEPLVNNYRDIQKLNERKVYLYSA